From a region of the Arachis ipaensis cultivar K30076 chromosome B09, Araip1.1, whole genome shotgun sequence genome:
- the LOC107618357 gene encoding probable serine/threonine-protein kinase At1g54610 encodes MGCVISREVQSGIVSEVKEEKGLSAELSRKVGDVSTSNIDVGEVEIQNGEKQREKEENGSNDEQPRKARGERRRSKPNPRLSNPPKNLRGEQVAAGWPPWLTAVCGEALSGWIPRKADTFEKIDKIGQGTYSNVYKAKDMLTGKIVALKKVRFDNLEPESVKFMAREIIILRRLDHPNVVKLEGLVTSRMSLSLYLVFDYMVHDLAGLAASPEIKFTEPQVKCYMHQLLSGLEHCHNRNVLHRDIKGSNLLIDNDGVLKIADFGLASFFDPNRKQPMTNRVVTLWYRPPELLLGATDYGVGIDLWSAGCILGELLAGKPIMPGRTEVEQLHKIYKLCGSPSDEYWKKSKLPNATLFKPREPYRRCIRETFKDFPPSALALIDTLLAIDPAERKTASYALRSEFFTTEPYACDPSSLPKYPPTKEMDAKRRDDEARRLRAAGKAHGDGAKKHRTRERTARAIAAPEANAELQPNIDRRRLITHANAKSKSEKFPPPHEDGQLGYPLGSSNHIDPDIVPPDVSFVSTTYNYTKEPFQAWSGPIGVPKQKKHNNAGDALDLSKPHKSALKDKVKGKKIVV; translated from the exons ATGGGGTGTGTGATTAGCCGAGAGGTGCAATCGGGGATTGTCTCTGAGGTGAAGGAGGAGAAGGGTTTGAGTGCTGAGTTGAGCAGGAAGGTTGGTGATGTGTCTACAAGCAATATCGATGTAGGCGAGGTGGAGATTCAGAATGGCGAGAAGCAGagggaaaaagaagagaatggCAGCAATGATGAGCAGCCTCGGAAAGCGAGGGGCGAAAGAAGAAGATCAAAGCCAAACCCAAGGTTGAGTAATCCCCCTAAGAATTTGAGGGGGGAGCAAGTAGCAGCTGGGTGGCCACCGTGGCTTACGGCAGTTTGTGGGGAAGCCCTCAGTGGCTGGATTCCTCGAAAGGCTGACACATTTGAGAAAATTGATAAG ATTGGTCAAGGAACGTATAGTAATGTGTACAAAGCTAAGGACATGTTGACTGGTAAGATCGTTGCATTGAAGAAGGTCCGATTTGACAATTTGGAACCTGAGAGTGTCAAATTCATGGCAAGGGAGATTATTATTTTGCGAAGATTGGATCACCCCAATGTTGTAAAGCTAGAAGGTTTAGTTACATCAAGAATGTCCTTGAGTTTGTATCTCGTTTTTGATTACATGGTGCATGATTTAGCTGGTCTTGCTGCAAGCCCTGAAATAAAGTTTACAGAACCTCAG GTCAAATGTTACATGCATCAATTGTTATCAGGTCTTGAGCACTGTCATAATCGAAATGTGCTTCATCGTGATATTAAAGGATCAAATCTACTTATCGACAATGATGGAGTACTTAAGATTGCTGATTTTGGTCTTGCATCATTCTTTGATCCGAACCGCAAGCAACCCATGACTAATCGTGTAGTAACCCTTTGGTATAGACCTCCGGAGTTGCTTCTTGGTGCCACAGATTATGGTGTGGGCATTGACCTTTGGAGTGCTGGTTGCATTCTAGGAGAGTTATTGGCTGGGAAACCTATTATGCCTGGTCGTACAGAG GTGGAACAATTGCATAAGATATACAAACTTTGCGGTTCGCCTTCTGATGAGTATTGGAAGAAATCAAAGTTGCCTAATGCTACCTTGTTTAAACCTAGAGAGCCATATAGGAGATGCATAAGAGAGACATTTAAAGATTTTCCACCTTCTGCACTAGCCCTTATCGACACTCTTCTTGCAATTGATCCCGCTGAACGGAAGACTGCCTCATATGCTTTAAGAAGTGAG TTCTTTACCACGGAACCTTATGCTTGTGATCCTTCTAGTCTTCCAAAATATCCCCCAACCAAGGAAATGGATGCTAAACGACGGGATGATGAAGCAAGGAG ATTAAGAGCTGCTGGAAAAGCTCATGGGGATGGTGCAAAGAAGCATCGTACACGTGAACGTACTGCAAGAGCTATTGCTGCTCCTGAAGCCAATGCCGAGCTTCAACCCAACATTGAT CGAAGGCGTCTCATCACTCATGCGAATGCTAAGAGCAAGAGTGAAAAGTTCCCTCCACCTCATGAAGACGGGCAACTTGGATACCCGTTGGGATCTTCAAACCATATTGATCCAGACATTGTCCCTCCTGATGTCTCTTTTGTTTCAACCACATACAACTACACAAAGGAACCATTCCAGGCATGGTCCGGTCCGATCGGTGTGCCAAAGCAGAAGAAACACAATAATGCAGGTGATGCATTGGATTTATCGAAACCACATAAAAGTGCCCTCAAGGACAAAGTTAAAGGAAAGAAAATCGTAgtttag